The Elusimicrobiota bacterium DNA window CTCGCGGCCGCCGACGTCTCCGTGGCCATGGGCGGCGCGCGCCGCACCGACGCCGCTCTGGAGAACGGCGACGTCGTCCTCATGCGGGATTCTCTCACGGGCCTGGTGTCGGCTTTCGAGCTCAGCGCCTACGCCAAGCGCATCATGGCGGCGAACCTCGCCATCTCTCTGGGGGTCATCGTCGCCATGGTCGCCTCGGCGATCCTGGGGGTCATCCCCCTGTCCCTCGGGATGATCCTGCACGAGGGCAGCACCATCCTGGTCTGCCTGCTGAGCATGCTCCTCTTGACGCTCCCTCTGAGCAGGGAGAAGCCCGCCGCCGGGGCCCCTCGGAAATAGCCCCGCGGGACGATTGACCCGGCCCCCCGAAGGCGCTTGAATAGCCGGGCGTGAAGACGGTCTCCCCGTTCTGGCTCATCCCGATCCTCCTGCTCATGTTCTGGGCGGGCGTGCGCGCGCTCGAGCAGGCGTGCCTCTACGCGCCGGACCGCCGCCTCACCCTCCATCCGGGGACCTACGGCCTCCCCTATGAGAGCGTCCGCATCGAGACGGAGGACGGACGGCGGCTGCACGGCTGGTTCATCGCAGACTCGACGGCGCCCCATCGGCCCGCCGTGCTCGTCTTCCACGGCAACGCCGGCAACGTCAGCACGCGCGTCGAGAAGGCGCGGCTGCTTGCCGCGCGCGGCTTCGACGTCCTGCTCTTCGACTACCGCGGCTACGGAGAGAGCGAGGGGGCGCCCGACGAACGCGGCCTCTACCGCGACGGCCTGGCCGCCGCGCGCTGGCTCGAGGCGCGCGGCGTCCCGGCGTCGCGCACCGTCTACTACGGGGAGTCGCTCGGCTGCGCGGTCGCGCTGGAGACGGCGCTCGCCCGGCCTCCCCGCGCGCTCGTCCTCGACAGCGCGTTCACCTCGGCGCCCGCGATGGCCCGGCTCATCTTCCCCCGCGTCCCCCTCCACCGGCTCATCCGCTCGCGCTACGACAACCTTTCGAAGATCCTCCGGCTGAAAGTCCCCCTCCTCGTCGTCCACAGCCCGGAGGATGAGATGATCCCTTTCTCGATGGGCGAGCGCCTCTACGACGCCGCGCCCGGCCGCAAGCGCCTTCTGCGCACGGGCGGGACCCATAACGAGGGCTTCCTCACCTTTCCCGGCTGGGCGGACGGCGTCAGCCGCTTCATGCGCGAACACCTGGAGGTACGATGAACGGTCGAGAGTCCCGCCGCGCGAAGATCGTCTGCACGCTGGGCCCCGCGGTCCGCTCCCCCCGCATGCTCGAGGGGCTGCTCCGCGCCGGGATGGACGTGGCCCGCTTGAACTTCTCCCACGGCACCCACGCCGAACACGCGCGGGCCTTCGAGACCCTGCGGAGGACTTCGAAGCGTCTCGGGCGCGAGACGGCGGTCCTCGCCGACCTCCAGGGACCGAAGATCCGGACCGGCCCTCTCGCCGGCGGCCGGCCGGTGCGCCTGAAGGACGGCGACGATTTCATCCTCACGGCCGCGGAGTGCGCCGGAGAC harbors:
- a CDS encoding alpha/beta hydrolase — protein: MKTVSPFWLIPILLLMFWAGVRALEQACLYAPDRRLTLHPGTYGLPYESVRIETEDGRRLHGWFIADSTAPHRPAVLVFHGNAGNVSTRVEKARLLAARGFDVLLFDYRGYGESEGAPDERGLYRDGLAAARWLEARGVPASRTVYYGESLGCAVALETALARPPRALVLDSAFTSAPAMARLIFPRVPLHRLIRSRYDNLSKILRLKVPLLVVHSPEDEMIPFSMGERLYDAAPGRKRLLRTGGTHNEGFLTFPGWADGVSRFMREHLEVR